One window of the Conexibacter sp. SYSU D00693 genome contains the following:
- a CDS encoding SGNH/GDSL hydrolase family protein has product MSRGWAAEAADPRVLDDRTVAELLRGAPWRRVVAVGDSVAAGTREPVDGFRDVSWIDRVVDGLRVVRGGDVSYVGLGVVGATAREVRAGQLAQALAWAPDLAVVVAGANDLFRGQFDAGAVEREVDVVVRALRRAGAEVVTTDLVDISRAPFVPAERKARFHAGLRAVDDVARRVSRRHGGLHVDLRDHPMAADPSIWAGDRIHLNARGHAIVGSEAIRRLGDRLRVRAVAA; this is encoded by the coding sequence GTGAGCCGCGGGTGGGCGGCGGAGGCCGCGGACCCGCGGGTCCTCGACGACCGGACGGTCGCCGAGCTGCTGCGCGGGGCGCCGTGGCGGCGGGTCGTGGCGGTGGGTGACAGCGTCGCCGCGGGCACGCGCGAGCCGGTCGACGGCTTCCGCGACGTGTCGTGGATCGACCGGGTCGTCGACGGGCTGCGGGTGGTCCGCGGCGGTGACGTGTCGTACGTGGGCCTCGGCGTGGTGGGGGCCACCGCGCGGGAGGTCCGGGCGGGACAGCTCGCCCAGGCGCTCGCCTGGGCGCCGGACCTCGCGGTCGTCGTCGCGGGTGCCAACGACCTCTTCCGCGGGCAGTTCGACGCGGGGGCGGTCGAGCGCGAGGTCGACGTCGTCGTGCGCGCCCTGCGGCGCGCCGGTGCCGAGGTGGTGACCACCGACCTCGTCGACATCAGCCGGGCGCCCTTCGTCCCGGCCGAGCGCAAGGCGCGGTTCCATGCGGGGCTGCGGGCCGTGGACGACGTCGCTCGCCGGGTGTCGCGGCGCCACGGCGGGCTGCACGTCGACCTGCGCGACCACCCGATGGCCGCCGACCCGTCGATCTGGGCCGGCGACCGGATCCACCTCAACGCCCGCGGCCACGCGATCGTCGGCAGCGAGGCGATCCGCCGGCTCGGGGACCGGCTGCGCGTGCGGGCGGTCGCCGCGTGA
- a CDS encoding MFS transporter: MSQQAAAGLAPPSLAAPRASVGARSFAVASGAAFLAFLDATVANLAVADLRGDFAGASVGDATWVVTIYAIAFAALLAPAGRIADVLGRRTLLVAGVGGFTVFSLACAAAPSLGVLLAARGLQGAAAALMIPASLAVVLHDTPPERRTAAIGAWSAAGALAAAAGPALGGVLVDGFGWRAVFAITVPVGLAVLAAALRMRGGEGQGGRLADVLGSAVLGAGVGLAALGITQASGWGWGDGRTLACLAGAALAVAWSLRRSLGHPAPAIETSLWRSRSFAVANLASLLYGAALFSSLLVGVLVLVQVWGYSELEAGLAVTPGAVAAAIVALRAAPLVVRFGPRRVVAGGAAVLGTAFAVTVLTLPEDPAYLAFWLPVGLVMGVGMGALTTGISSAAALAVEPARFAAGVGLTQTGRQVGGALGVAGMATLLETGEGLGAYTDVYVMCALLALAAGLAGLGLAGAPKAARS, from the coding sequence ATGAGCCAGCAAGCTGCAGCAGGTCTCGCCCCGCCCTCACTCGCGGCGCCGCGGGCGTCCGTGGGTGCGCGGTCGTTCGCCGTGGCCTCCGGCGCGGCGTTCCTCGCGTTCCTCGACGCGACGGTGGCCAACCTCGCCGTGGCCGACCTGCGCGGCGACTTCGCCGGCGCGTCGGTGGGCGACGCGACGTGGGTCGTGACGATCTACGCGATCGCGTTCGCGGCGCTGCTCGCCCCGGCGGGGCGGATCGCCGACGTGCTCGGCCGTCGCACGCTGCTCGTCGCGGGCGTGGGCGGCTTCACGGTCTTCTCGCTCGCGTGCGCCGCCGCACCGTCGCTCGGCGTGCTGCTCGCCGCCCGCGGGCTGCAGGGCGCGGCGGCGGCGCTGATGATCCCGGCGTCGCTGGCGGTCGTCCTGCACGACACGCCGCCGGAGCGGCGGACCGCGGCGATCGGCGCCTGGAGCGCGGCGGGCGCCCTGGCGGCCGCGGCCGGCCCGGCGCTCGGCGGCGTCCTCGTCGACGGCTTCGGCTGGCGCGCGGTCTTCGCGATCACCGTGCCGGTGGGCCTCGCGGTGCTCGCGGCCGCGCTGCGGATGCGCGGTGGGGAGGGGCAGGGCGGCCGGCTGGCCGACGTCCTGGGCAGCGCGGTGCTCGGGGCGGGCGTGGGCCTGGCGGCGCTGGGGATCACGCAGGCGTCGGGGTGGGGCTGGGGCGACGGGCGGACGCTGGCCTGCCTGGCCGGCGCCGCCCTCGCGGTGGCGTGGTCGCTGCGGCGCTCCCTCGGCCATCCCGCCCCGGCCATCGAGACGTCGCTGTGGCGCTCGCGCAGCTTCGCCGTGGCGAACCTGGCGTCGCTGCTCTACGGCGCGGCGCTGTTCTCGTCGCTGCTCGTCGGCGTCCTCGTGCTCGTGCAGGTGTGGGGCTACTCGGAGCTCGAGGCCGGCCTGGCGGTGACGCCGGGGGCGGTGGCGGCGGCGATCGTCGCGCTGCGCGCCGCGCCGCTCGTCGTGCGCTTCGGTCCGCGGCGGGTCGTCGCGGGCGGAGCGGCGGTCCTGGGCACCGCGTTCGCCGTGACCGTCCTCACGCTGCCCGAGGACCCGGCGTACCTGGCGTTCTGGCTGCCCGTCGGGCTGGTGATGGGCGTCGGGATGGGGGCCCTGACGACCGGGATCTCCTCGGCCGCGGCGCTCGCCGTGGAGCCGGCGCGGTTCGCGGCCGGCGTGGGACTGACGCAGACCGGCCGGCAGGTCGGCGGCGCGCTCGGCGTGGCCGGGATGGCGACGCTGCTCGAGACCGGGGAGGGGCTCGGCGCCTACACCGACGTGTACGTCATGTGCGCGCTGCTGGCGCTGGCGGCGGGGCTCGCCGGCCTCGGTCTGGCCGGCGCGCCGAAGGCGGCGCGGTCGTGA
- a CDS encoding TetR/AcrR family transcriptional regulator has product MAPTADPHTDGRVLRGRRTREQVLDTAAQVASVEGLEGLTIGRLAAELGMSKSGLFAHFGSKEELQLATTQAATDRFVDQVIKPGLARPRGRQRLEGLFDGWLDYMRDGTFQGGCFFTAVRVEYDSRPAGPVRDAVAADHGRWLDVLERTVRGAQDTGELRDDVDAGLLAFELDALGSAANLHFQLHRDDVAFTRARAALAARLDALAAA; this is encoded by the coding sequence ATGGCTCCCACCGCCGACCCGCACACCGACGGGCGCGTCCTGCGCGGTCGCCGCACCCGCGAGCAGGTGCTCGACACCGCCGCCCAGGTCGCGTCGGTCGAGGGGCTCGAGGGCCTCACCATCGGCCGGCTGGCCGCCGAGCTCGGCATGAGCAAGAGCGGGCTCTTCGCCCACTTCGGCTCGAAGGAGGAGCTCCAGCTCGCCACCACGCAGGCCGCGACGGACCGCTTCGTCGACCAGGTCATCAAGCCGGGCCTCGCGCGGCCCCGCGGCCGTCAGCGCCTGGAGGGCCTCTTCGACGGCTGGCTGGACTACATGCGCGACGGCACCTTCCAGGGCGGCTGCTTCTTCACCGCCGTGCGCGTCGAGTACGACAGCCGCCCCGCCGGCCCGGTGCGCGACGCCGTCGCCGCCGACCACGGGCGCTGGCTCGACGTCCTCGAGCGCACGGTGCGTGGCGCGCAGGACACGGGCGAGCTGCGCGACGACGTCGACGCCGGCCTGCTGGCCTTCGAGCTCGACGCCCTCGGCTCCGCGGCCAACCTCCACTTCCAGCTGCACCGCGACGACGTGGCGTTCACCCGCGCCCGCGCGGCCCTCGCCGCGCGCCTCGACGCGCTCGCCGCCGCCTAG
- a CDS encoding DUF3047 domain-containing protein — MAGPVLRRRGKLYELRVAARAFAAGRARRRAAATAAPEPDLAALERLRELLATDDRVRDARLVELPAHRPPWTATGIALDAGDQVSTFATGRTFLSQALDIWVGPHFQLWFRVGARAPVFRGTRATHTFTAATGGPLELASYFPGEWSTKDGGLATDPAVYRRAKGALHVVVVRWVAGTDVVAAVQDLAAADTTDLLAAEAQRPAALVPPPPSWRHTWILGDSEVFTPAPHDGPDAIGCHTHADVAIVQHDVDVPLTDTTLLRWRWRIDELPSQLPEDTLATHDYLSIALEFDDGQDLTWHWSSSLPVEHAYRCPIPTWHDRETHVVVRSGTDRLGEWLDEERPVRRDYANAIGEPPQRIVRVWLIAVSLFQRGTGKGAFAGIELVDGEDHTAVGP; from the coding sequence ATGGCCGGCCCCGTCCTGCGCCGTCGCGGCAAGCTCTACGAGCTGCGGGTCGCCGCCCGCGCCTTCGCGGCCGGCCGCGCCCGCCGGCGGGCGGCTGCCACGGCCGCCCCGGAGCCCGACCTCGCGGCCCTGGAGCGCCTCCGCGAGCTCCTCGCGACCGACGATCGCGTCCGCGACGCCCGCCTCGTCGAGCTCCCCGCCCACCGGCCGCCGTGGACCGCCACCGGCATCGCCCTCGACGCCGGCGACCAGGTCTCGACCTTCGCGACCGGCCGGACGTTCCTCTCCCAGGCGCTCGACATCTGGGTCGGCCCGCACTTCCAGCTCTGGTTCCGCGTCGGCGCCCGGGCGCCGGTCTTCCGCGGCACCCGCGCGACGCACACCTTCACGGCCGCCACCGGCGGCCCCCTCGAGCTCGCCTCCTACTTCCCCGGCGAGTGGTCGACGAAGGACGGCGGCCTGGCCACCGACCCCGCCGTCTACCGCAGGGCCAAGGGCGCGCTGCACGTCGTCGTCGTGCGCTGGGTCGCCGGCACGGACGTCGTCGCCGCCGTCCAGGACCTCGCCGCCGCCGACACGACCGACCTCCTGGCCGCCGAGGCCCAGCGCCCCGCCGCCCTCGTGCCGCCGCCCCCGAGCTGGCGCCACACCTGGATCCTCGGTGACAGCGAGGTCTTCACCCCCGCGCCGCACGACGGCCCCGACGCGATCGGCTGCCACACCCACGCCGACGTCGCGATCGTCCAGCACGACGTCGATGTCCCGCTCACCGACACGACCCTCCTGCGCTGGCGCTGGCGCATCGACGAGCTGCCGTCGCAGTTGCCCGAGGACACGCTCGCCACCCACGACTACCTCTCGATCGCCCTCGAGTTCGACGACGGCCAGGACCTCACCTGGCACTGGAGCTCCTCGCTGCCCGTCGAGCACGCCTACCGCTGCCCGATCCCGACGTGGCACGACCGCGAGACGCACGTCGTCGTGCGCTCCGGGACCGATCGCCTCGGCGAGTGGCTCGACGAGGAGCGTCCCGTGCGCCGTGACTACGCCAACGCGATCGGCGAGCCCCCGCAGCGCATCGTCCGCGTCTGGCTCATCGCCGTCTCGCTCTTCCAGCGCGGCACCGGCAAGGGCGCCTTCGCAGGGATCGAGCTGGTGGACGGCGAAGACCACACCGCAGTCGGGCCGTGA
- a CDS encoding transglutaminase-like domain-containing protein encodes MPAFHELAALPDPPLDELALALAAEFRDVDDAAARATLDALAQDLAAALARTDGSPQEEARVAGDVLGTAHGFAGDERQYDDPRNSMLDVVLERRRGLPILLSVVYVAVGRRTGVALEGVGLPGHYVVGHFGCDPPLLLDPFGGGSLVETHDAAAVRPWSAHDTAMRMLNNLVGSFRRRAHLAHAIKAAQLRLVLPSDPDGREVLERELRALQARLN; translated from the coding sequence ATGCCGGCGTTCCACGAGCTCGCCGCCCTCCCCGACCCGCCGCTCGACGAGCTCGCCCTCGCGCTCGCGGCCGAGTTCCGCGACGTCGACGACGCCGCCGCCCGGGCGACCCTCGACGCGCTCGCGCAGGACCTCGCCGCCGCGCTCGCTCGCACCGACGGCAGCCCGCAGGAGGAGGCGCGCGTCGCCGGGGACGTCCTGGGCACGGCGCACGGCTTCGCGGGCGACGAGCGCCAGTACGACGACCCGCGCAACTCCATGCTCGACGTCGTCCTCGAGCGCCGCCGGGGCCTGCCCATCCTGCTCTCGGTCGTCTACGTCGCCGTGGGCCGCCGCACCGGCGTGGCCCTCGAGGGCGTGGGCCTGCCGGGCCACTACGTCGTCGGCCACTTCGGGTGCGACCCGCCGCTGCTGCTCGACCCCTTCGGCGGCGGCAGCCTCGTCGAGACCCACGACGCGGCCGCCGTCCGGCCGTGGTCGGCGCACGACACCGCCATGCGGATGCTCAACAACCTCGTCGGCTCGTTCCGCCGCCGCGCGCACCTCGCGCACGCCATCAAGGCGGCGCAGCTGCGCCTCGTCCTCCCGAGCGACCCCGACGGCCGCGAGGTCCTCGAGCGCGAGCTGCGCGCGCTGCAGGCCCGCCTGAACTAG
- a CDS encoding MBL fold metallo-hydrolase: MALHRDVAPGVHRIEDAYTNWYLVEDGDRLTVVDTGVPTSWGSFEAALRELGRRKDQVEAVVLTHAHFDHVGFAERARKELGVPVLVHREDVELTKHPSRYEHERSRIPYFATQVRAFPIVASLLAHRAFFPSPVGDVVPYDSGTLDVPGSPTVVPCPGHTFGHCALHLADRDVLLAGDAIVTLDPYTGMRGPRMVARAATADVARNDASLDALAATGATTVLTGHGEPFTGGVQSAVEQARVAGAA; this comes from the coding sequence ATGGCCCTGCACCGCGACGTCGCGCCCGGTGTCCACCGCATCGAGGACGCCTACACGAACTGGTACCTCGTCGAGGACGGCGACCGGCTGACGGTCGTCGACACCGGCGTCCCGACGTCGTGGGGCTCGTTCGAGGCGGCACTGCGCGAGCTGGGGCGGCGCAAGGACCAGGTCGAGGCGGTCGTGCTCACCCACGCGCACTTCGACCACGTCGGCTTCGCCGAGCGCGCCCGCAAGGAGCTCGGCGTGCCGGTGCTCGTCCATCGCGAGGACGTCGAGCTGACCAAGCACCCCTCCCGCTACGAGCACGAGCGCTCGCGCATCCCGTACTTCGCCACGCAGGTCCGCGCCTTCCCGATCGTGGCCTCGCTCCTGGCCCACCGCGCGTTCTTCCCGTCGCCGGTCGGCGACGTCGTCCCGTACGACAGCGGCACGCTCGACGTCCCGGGCTCCCCCACCGTCGTGCCCTGCCCGGGCCACACCTTCGGCCACTGCGCGCTGCACCTCGCCGACCGCGACGTGCTCCTGGCCGGCGATGCGATCGTGACGCTCGACCCGTACACCGGGATGCGCGGTCCCCGCATGGTCGCGCGTGCCGCCACCGCGGACGTGGCGCGCAACGACGCGTCGCTCGACGCCCTCGCCGCGACGGGCGCCACGACGGTCCTCACGGGCCACGGCGAGCCGTTCACCGGCGGCGTCCAGAGCGCGGTCGAGCAGGCGCGCGTGGCCGGCGCCGCCTGA
- a CDS encoding ATP-binding cassette domain-containing protein — MPRVLDAQGLAVVRGRREVLRDVDVELAAGDAVHLAGANGSGKTSLLRVLAGLADARRGRVQRHGTWAFVPEKVALAPAIRGGEWLAAMRRLRGLEPVDWATAAAASGLDPRVLDRPSATCSKGMVQRLALLEALDAGCPLLFLDEPFAGLDADGRDWLAAELTARVAEGAAALLTDHSGAAGGRLELQRGLVLRDGGCAVVEAGTAAAPARRTTVVAVHPTQGTLRRAVAPDAVDGLLRSLLDDGWHVHEVRP; from the coding sequence GTGCCCCGGGTGCTCGACGCGCAAGGGCTGGCCGTCGTCCGCGGCCGGCGCGAGGTCCTGCGCGACGTGGACGTCGAGCTGGCCGCCGGCGACGCGGTGCACCTGGCGGGCGCCAACGGCAGCGGCAAGACGAGCCTGCTGCGCGTGCTCGCCGGCCTGGCCGACGCGCGTCGCGGACGCGTCCAGCGCCACGGCACCTGGGCCTTCGTCCCCGAGAAGGTCGCCCTGGCCCCCGCGATCCGCGGGGGCGAGTGGCTCGCCGCGATGCGGCGCCTGCGCGGCCTCGAGCCCGTCGACTGGGCCACGGCCGCCGCGGCCAGTGGGCTGGACCCCCGGGTCCTCGACCGCCCGAGCGCGACCTGCAGCAAGGGCATGGTGCAGCGCCTCGCCCTGCTCGAGGCGCTCGACGCCGGCTGCCCACTGCTCTTCCTCGACGAGCCGTTCGCCGGCCTGGACGCCGACGGGCGCGACTGGCTGGCCGCCGAGCTGACGGCCCGCGTGGCCGAGGGCGCCGCCGCCCTGCTCACCGACCACTCCGGCGCCGCCGGGGGCCGGCTCGAGCTCCAGCGCGGCCTCGTGCTGCGCGACGGGGGCTGCGCCGTGGTCGAGGCCGGGACCGCCGCCGCCCCCGCCCGGCGCACGACCGTCGTCGCCGTCCACCCGACGCAGGGCACGCTGCGCCGTGCCGTGGCGCCCGACGCGGTCGACGGGCTCCTGCGCTCGCTGCTCGACGACGGCTGGCACGTGCACGAGGTCCGGCCGTGA